CATCATCCTGCGTAAATTGACGAGCCCTCATCAAGCCGTGGAGAACCCCTGTTTTTTCATGGCGGTGAACGGTACCAAGTTCAAAATATCTGACCGGTAAATCCCTGTAACTCCTTATCTTGGACTTATATATCAACATGTGAGAAAGGCAGTTCATAGGCTTTATGCCATAAACTTGACCCTCAACCTCGGTAAAATACATGTTTTCCCGGTAATGGTCAAAATGTCCCGATTTCTTCCAGAGCTCTTCCTTTAACATCTGAGGCCCTACAACAATTTCATACCCCCGCTTCAGGTGTTCCTTTCTTTCCCAATCCTCAATAATTGTCCTTAACGTAGTCCCCTTCGGATGAAATATAATCATACCCGGCCCAACTTCTTCATTCATCTGAAAGAGGTCTAACTCTCTTCCCAATTTCCTGTGATCTCTCCTCTTCGCCTCTTCAAGCATCAAAAGATAATTCTCAAGTTCCTCCTCAGTCGCAAAACCTGTACCATAGATGCGTTGCAACATTTTATTTTTCTCATCCCCGCGCCAGTAAGCACCTGCAACGCCTGTAAGCTTGAATGCCTTAATCATACCTGTGGATGGTATATGCGGTCCACGACACAAATCCGTAAATCCGTCCTGTCTGTAAAGACTCACTTCCACCACATCCTCCGGCATATCGTTCAACAGCTCAACCTTGTATAATTCCCCTTTCTCCTTAAATAGTGAGATAGCCTCTTCTTTCGAGACTTCTTCATGCGTAAAGGGATAATCGGCAGATATAATTTCTCTCATTCTTTTTTCAATCTTCACCAGGTCCTCAGGAGTAAAGGATTCGGAGTACTCAAAATCATAGTAAAAACCATCATCAATAGCAGGACCTATGCTAACTTTAACACCTTCGAAGATATCCTGTACAGCCTGAGCCATCACATGGGATATGCTGTGTCTGAGTATGCTTAAACCCTCTTCCGAGTTAACATCGATAACTATTATAGAAGAATCTTCCTTCACAGAATAACTTAAATCCACCATTTCATCATTAACTTTTGCCGCTACTGCAGAAGGCAACAACTCTTCCTTCCATGACGCAATTATCTCTTTAGCGGTCAACCCTTCAGAGTGAGATACTACCGAACCATCAGGTAAGGTAAATTTGATTTTCTTCATGAAAAATATCCCAATTCAGAAAAATGTACACACATTTTAAACCTGATTACACAAAAAACGTAAATATCACAGACAAAAACCCTTCTTCATCAGACAGGCGCCTGATTAGACCTTTGAAAAACTGAAAAATATGGTTTTGAGTAAGTAAGCATTCAGCTATCAGCAGTCAGCCTTCAGCAAAAACAAAGAATTATGAGAAAAACTATTTTTTATCTCGCCGATGACCAAACACTCATTATTAAATAAAGGGCATCGCTGGTTTGAAACTTGCTGATGCCCCTTTCAACTCACCACCTGTCAAGACTTCTAAAAAAGGTCTCACCTTGAGGAGATACACCTCTAAACATTTAGTTAGTTCAATGATTTGCGAGATTCATCACCGATGAATTCTGAGACATCTGAAGGTTCCTCAAACATTTCCTGCAACTGTTAACTATAAATGGTAGGCACGCAGGGATTTGAACCCTGGACCCCCACCGTGTCAAGGTGATGCTCTCCCCCTGAGCTACGTGCCTACAGACCTTCAAAAAAGATTCCACATTAAGTGGATATCCCTCAAATTCTATGGGATTCAAGGCATTTGCAGATTATGCAAATACCTTACATTAAAATCCGCCACTGATTAACAATAAAGCGTTTTTATGTCAAGACAAATATTATCTGAGCAGTCATCCTTCAGTAAAAAAACCGGGATGAAAACTGCGTTTCCCTGTCTTGCTAACGTCTAAATGCCAACTGCTGATTGTTCACAATCACTCAGTACCATTATTTATGAATCTTACCCCTTTCGCCACATAATGCAAGCCGGAAGCAACTGTAAGCAAAGCTGTGGCCCAATAGACCACTTCGACTAACTGCCAATAAAAACTTCCAGGTAAATACCTTAACACAAGGACAGAAAAAATAGACAGGAGCTGAAACACTGTTGTTAACTTACCTACAAAAGCAGGACGAACATCAAAAGAAATAGACATAAAAGACAGTACAGAAACACCAAATAATATAATAAAATCCCTGCTTACGACAATCACGGCAAGCCAGGAAGGAATCATTCCAAGGATTGCTAA
This sequence is a window from Syntrophales bacterium. Protein-coding genes within it:
- the thrS gene encoding threonine--tRNA ligase, encoding MKKIKFTLPDGSVVSHSEGLTAKEIIASWKEELLPSAVAAKVNDEMVDLSYSVKEDSSIIVIDVNSEEGLSILRHSISHVMAQAVQDIFEGVKVSIGPAIDDGFYYDFEYSESFTPEDLVKIEKRMREIISADYPFTHEEVSKEEAISLFKEKGELYKVELLNDMPEDVVEVSLYRQDGFTDLCRGPHIPSTGMIKAFKLTGVAGAYWRGDEKNKMLQRIYGTGFATEEELENYLLMLEEAKRRDHRKLGRELDLFQMNEEVGPGMIIFHPKGTTLRTIIEDWERKEHLKRGYEIVVGPQMLKEELWKKSGHFDHYRENMYFTEVEGQVYGIKPMNCLSHMLIYKSKIRSYRDLPVRYFELGTVHRHEKTGVLHGLMRARQFTQDDAHILCTPEQLNSEIKDVVDFVDFAMNVFNFEYEVELSTRPGDSIGSDEDWELATSALEHALKDKNMSYDINEGDGAFYGPKIDFKLKDALKRSWQCATIQCDFTLPDRFDLNYIGSDGERHRPVMLHRVILGAIERFMGVLIEHYVGAFPVWLSPVQAILLTVTEKQIPYGEKVYRQLFDAGIRLERGFRNEKLGYKIREAQMQKIPYMLVIGDKEVDSESVSPRQRDGKNLGSISVADFVSLVREKCSKYE
- the pgsA gene encoding CDP-diacylglycerol--glycerol-3-phosphate 3-phosphatidyltransferase, which encodes MNIPNFLTLIRIFLVPVLVIFLIQGLFFNALIVFVVAGITDAVDGFLARILKQKTVLGSYLDPLADKALITSSYVTLAILGMIPSWLAVIVVSRDFIILFGVSVLSFMSISFDVRPAFVGKLTTVFQLLSIFSVLVLRYLPGSFYWQLVEVVYWATALLTVASGLHYVAKGVRFINNGTE